GATATATTCGGTATATACCTCCATTCTCGTTCTTGGTAAGTAATTATTTCTTTCTTTTTATAAGTCGTTTTCCAATTTTTAAAGTATGAGATCATTGGCGTCTCAATTTCATTTTGATAATAAGTTTGACGTTCAAAAGGGGTGTTATCATGAACATATACAACAGGTGTTATCGAATTTTTTAAAGCCCACTCAAGACTCATACCTATTCCATGTTTGCCGTACCTCATAAACAAGTCTACATCCCTTAAAGGTATATTGCAAAAACTAACCATAGGAATATAAAACTCTTGACCCAAAAAGTTTTCTTCACAATAAGATGGTGCAAATCCATTATTTAGGATTTTTAGAATTACTTCAAATTTATTCGAATAATGGAAAATATGATTGATTCTTTTCTGTTTAAAAAAAGGTCCTTCAATCTTCGATAAATATTCATCTTTAAACTTCCTTTTAATTTCTTCTCTGCTAATGCTC
This genomic stretch from Sediminitomix flava harbors:
- a CDS encoding abortive infection system antitoxin AbiGi family protein — its product is MSISREEIKRKFKDEYLSKIEGPFFKQKRINHIFHYSNKFEVILKILNNGFAPSYCEENFLGQEFYIPMVSFCNIPLRDVDLFMRYGKHGIGMSLEWALKNSITPVVYVHDNTPFERQTYYQNEIETPMISYFKNWKTTYKKKEIITYQEREWRYIPNISDSKHKRIISRSDVEFQSLKDKSYGEKPHLPQFALTIDDISDLRYIMIKKEHQRNKVLNVLNKRFGEREVIKAILSGKLLIISDDLIHNDF